In Phoenix dactylifera cultivar Barhee BC4 unplaced genomic scaffold, palm_55x_up_171113_PBpolish2nd_filt_p 000992F, whole genome shotgun sequence, a single genomic region encodes these proteins:
- the LOC103696588 gene encoding filament-like plant protein 4 isoform X2, with protein sequence MQAHSTLAFGCITRSLVWNERTRSVNYVQVSLEKYAHLTELEDQVTILNEKLSSAQSEMTTKENLVKQHAKVAEDAVSGWETAEAEASALKIQLESVTLSRLTAEERASHLDGALKECMKQIRNVKEESEQKLHDVVFAKTKQWEKVKAELEAKIVDFEQEVLRASAENAALSRSLQERSAMLMKINDEKSQADAEIEVLKNNIQSFEREISSLKYELHVVSKELEIRNEEKNMSMRSADVANKQHLENVKKILKLEAECQRLRGLVRKKLPGPAALAQMKLEVENLGRDYGETKLRRSPSKNSSPHHISTSVPDFSPEQIQQFKKENEFLTARLLTMEEETKMLKEALSKRNSELQVSRNMCANTASKLRSLETQMIAPNKQKSPSKLNSYTPFSGTLSQHESNPPSLTSMSEDGVDEEGSCSESWATALISELSQFKKEKDVDKSNKAENSNHLKLMDDFLEMEKLACSSAETHGTVTISDGVIDKMKIENADATSVADVQKNGGGEEQQLGLVPSTNLVYTSKEQLGGEHVTRKFDSALSKLQSRIASMFESEALDTDMEKLLEGIRHIVQAVQEEFPQHSGWVIEETHSTDATCDQNRCHEDMGETSYSGISSRRDHNSCSDASHVTDPGLKNAISHIHDFVISLGKEAMEIQGKTSEDHGLSERIEQFSASVNKVLCNEISITDFILALSHILCETSEMSFNISGKKCSEGESNISDCVDKVTLLENKVIRHASTKENFSGVCSLVPYSSSDPEIERPISHDFEVKATLKKCSLEEFKCLKLEKENMEMELARCNEMLEHTKHQLVETEENLAELKSQLAASQKSNSLSETQLKCMAESYKALESRTQELEAEVVLLHTKAETLDNELQEERCSHQDDLAKYKDLQEQIERNEKSSMCSGADTDIKSKQEEIAAAAEKLAECQETILLLGRQLQAMRPPAESLSSYPNNRYPMSDYFLENEPGPSGFNPVHSEMEIASVHMTQITGGGSPLDGYNFDMSPSDTEASSFPRSPISSKRQKHRSSRSSSSTSLPNVMPEKHGRGFSRFFSKGKSDH encoded by the exons ATGCAAGCTCATTCCACTCTGGCTTTTGGGTGCATAACAAGGTCCTTGGTCTGGAAT GAACGTACAAGAAGCGTAAATTATGTCCAAGTTTCCTTGGAGAAATATGCACATCTCACTGAATTGGAGGACCAGGTGACTATCTTGAATGAAAAATTATCTTCAGCACAATCAGAGATGACCACTAAGGAGAATTTGGTAAAACAGCATGCAAAAGTTGCTGAAGATGCAGTATCAG GTTGGGAAACAGCTGAAGCAGAAGCCTCAGCACTGAAAATTCAACTTGAGTCTGTAACGCTATCAAGGCTTACAGCTGAAGAACGGGCATCACATCTTGATGGTGCTCTAAAGGAGTGCATGAAGCAGATACGGAATGTGAAGGAAGAAAGTGAGCAAAAGTTACATGATGTAGTTTTTGCAAAAACTAAGCAATGGGAAAAGGTCAAGGCTGAACTGGAAGCAAAAATAGTTGATTTTGAACAGGAGGTCTTAAGGGCTTCTGCCGAAAATGCTGCACTTTCGAGATCTCTTCAAGAACGTTCTGCTATGCTGATGAAGATTAATGATGAAAAATCTCAAGCTGATGCTGAAATTGAAGTATTGAAGAACAATATACAATCAtttgaaagagaaataagttcatTAAAATATGAGCTTCATGTTGTCTCCAAGGAGCTTGAAATTCGCAATGAAGAGAAGAACATGAGCATGAGATCTGCTGATGTGGCAAACAAGCAGCATTTAGAAAATGTcaagaaaatattgaaattagaAGCAGAATGCCAAAGGTTACGTGGTCTTGTTCGAAAGAAGTTGCCTGGCCCTGCTGCATTAGCTCAAATGAAGTTAGAAGTTGAGAATTTAGGTCGAGACTATGGGGAAACCAAATTACGGCGCTCTCCTTCTAAAAACTCTAGCCCGCATCATATATCAACTTCAGTTCCAGATTTTTCCCCGGAACAAATCCAGCAGTTCAAGAAAGAGAATGAATTTCTTACAGCACGTTTGTTAACAATGGAGGAAGAGACAAAAATGCTAAAAGAGGCCTTGTCAAAACGTAATAGTGAGCTACAGGTTTCAAGAAACATGTGTGCTAATACAGCAAGCAAGCTTCGGAGCTTGGAAACACAGATGATTGCTCCAAACAAACAAAAGAGCCCCTCAAAGTTGAATAGTTATACCCCCTTCAGTGGTACCTTAAGCCAACATGAAAGCAACCCACCAAGCTTGACCTCCATGTCTGAAGATGGTGTTGATGAGGAAGGAAGCTGTTCTGAGTCTTGGGCTACAGCATTAATATCAGAGCTCTCGcagttcaagaaagaaaaagatgttgACAAGAGTAACAAAGCAGAAAATTCAAATCATTTGAAACTTATGGATGACTTTTTAGAGATGGAGAAACTAGCATGTTCATCAGCAGAGACCCATGGTACTGTCACTATTTCAGATGGTGTGATTGACAAgatgaaaattgaaaatgctgATGCTACTTCAGTGGCTGACGTTCAAAAGAATGGGGGTGGTGAAGAACAACAGCTGGGTTTGGTGCCATCAACAAATCTGGTTTATACTAGCAAGGAGCAACTAGGTGGGGAACATGTAACAAGAAAGTTCGATTCTGCACTTTCAAAACTGCAGTCACGAATAGCTTCTATGTTTGAATCTGAAGCCCTGGACACTGATATGGAAAAGCTTTTGGAAGGTATTAGACATATAGTTCAGGCAGTCCAAGAAGAGTTTCCCCAGCACTCTGGTTGGGTTATCGAAGAAACTCACTCCACAGATGCTACTTGTGATCAAAATCGCTGCCACGAAGACATGGGTGAGACTAGCTACAGTGGGATTTCTTCAAGGCGAGATCATAATTCATGTAGTGATGCCAGCCATGTCACAGATCCAGGATTGAAGAATGCAATTTCTCATATTCATGATTTTGTCATTTCTCTGGGTAAAGAAGCTATGGAAATTCAAGGAAAGACTTCTGAAGACCATGGACTAAGTGAGAGAATTGAGCAGTTCTCTGCATCTGTCAACAAAGTTCTATGTAATGAAATAAGTATAACCGATTTTATTCTTGCCTTGTCCCACATTTTGTGTGAAACCAGTGAGATGAGTTTTAACATATCAGGCAAAAAGTGCAGTGAAGGAGAAAGCAATATCTCTGATTGCGTAGATAAGGTAACTTTACTAGAAAATAAAGTGATCCGGCATGCATCAACAAAAGAGAATTTCTCAGGAGTGTGTTCGCTTGTACCTTATTCTTCCtctgatcctgagattgaaagGCCCATCAGCCATGACTTTGAAGTAAAGGCTACATTGAAGAAATGCTCTCTGGAGGAATTTAAATGCCTGAAATTGGAGAAAGAGAACATGGAGATGGAATTGGCTAGATGTAATgaaatgctggaacatacaaagcATCAGCTGGTTGAAACGGAAGAAAACCTGGCAGAGCTTAAATCACAATTGGCCGCCAGTCAGAAATCAAACAGCTTGTCTGAGACACAATTGAAATGTATGGCTGAGTCCTATAAGGCATTGGAATCACGGACACAGGAATTAGAAGCTGAAGTAGTCCTGCTGCATACAAAAGCAGAAACTTTGGATAATGAACTTCAGGAAGAAAGGTGCAGCCATCAAGATGATTTGGCGAAATACAAAGATCTTCAAGAGCAGATTGAAAG GAATGAGAAGAGTTCAATGTGCTCTGGTGCTGACACTGATATTAAATCTAAACAG GAGGAgatagcagcagcagcagagaaGCTTGCAGAGTGTCAGGAGACCATACTTCTTCTTGGCAGGCAACTGCAAGCAATGCGTCCACCAGCAGAATCTTTGAGTTCCTATCCAAACAATAGATATCCAATGAGCGACTACTTTTTGGAAAATGAACCAGGTCCAAGCGGCTTTAACCCTGTTCACTCTGAGATGGAAATTGCTTCTGTTCATATGACACAGATAACAGGAGGCGGGTCTCCCTTGGATGGATACAACTTCGACATGAGCCCATCTGACACCGAAGCAAGCTCATTTCCTAGATCACCTATCAGCTCAAAGCGCCAAAAGCACAGGTCATCCAGATCATCATCCTCTACTTCCTTGCCTAATGTCATGCCTGAGAAACACGGACGTGGTTTCagcagatttttctctaagggAAAGAGTGATCATTAA
- the LOC103696588 gene encoding filament-like plant protein 4 isoform X1: MDRRSWPWKKKSSEKTATTTNSTSTSSPKPAGNQEEQERTRSVNYVQVSLEKYAHLTELEDQVTILNEKLSSAQSEMTTKENLVKQHAKVAEDAVSGWETAEAEASALKIQLESVTLSRLTAEERASHLDGALKECMKQIRNVKEESEQKLHDVVFAKTKQWEKVKAELEAKIVDFEQEVLRASAENAALSRSLQERSAMLMKINDEKSQADAEIEVLKNNIQSFEREISSLKYELHVVSKELEIRNEEKNMSMRSADVANKQHLENVKKILKLEAECQRLRGLVRKKLPGPAALAQMKLEVENLGRDYGETKLRRSPSKNSSPHHISTSVPDFSPEQIQQFKKENEFLTARLLTMEEETKMLKEALSKRNSELQVSRNMCANTASKLRSLETQMIAPNKQKSPSKLNSYTPFSGTLSQHESNPPSLTSMSEDGVDEEGSCSESWATALISELSQFKKEKDVDKSNKAENSNHLKLMDDFLEMEKLACSSAETHGTVTISDGVIDKMKIENADATSVADVQKNGGGEEQQLGLVPSTNLVYTSKEQLGGEHVTRKFDSALSKLQSRIASMFESEALDTDMEKLLEGIRHIVQAVQEEFPQHSGWVIEETHSTDATCDQNRCHEDMGETSYSGISSRRDHNSCSDASHVTDPGLKNAISHIHDFVISLGKEAMEIQGKTSEDHGLSERIEQFSASVNKVLCNEISITDFILALSHILCETSEMSFNISGKKCSEGESNISDCVDKVTLLENKVIRHASTKENFSGVCSLVPYSSSDPEIERPISHDFEVKATLKKCSLEEFKCLKLEKENMEMELARCNEMLEHTKHQLVETEENLAELKSQLAASQKSNSLSETQLKCMAESYKALESRTQELEAEVVLLHTKAETLDNELQEERCSHQDDLAKYKDLQEQIERNEKSSMCSGADTDIKSKQEEIAAAAEKLAECQETILLLGRQLQAMRPPAESLSSYPNNRYPMSDYFLENEPGPSGFNPVHSEMEIASVHMTQITGGGSPLDGYNFDMSPSDTEASSFPRSPISSKRQKHRSSRSSSSTSLPNVMPEKHGRGFSRFFSKGKSDH, from the exons ATGGATCGGCGAAGTTGGCCTTGGAAGAAGAAATCATCTGAGAAAACGGCAACTACAACAAATTCGACTAGCACTTCTTCACCTAAGCCAGCTGGCAATCAAGAAGAACAA GAACGTACAAGAAGCGTAAATTATGTCCAAGTTTCCTTGGAGAAATATGCACATCTCACTGAATTGGAGGACCAGGTGACTATCTTGAATGAAAAATTATCTTCAGCACAATCAGAGATGACCACTAAGGAGAATTTGGTAAAACAGCATGCAAAAGTTGCTGAAGATGCAGTATCAG GTTGGGAAACAGCTGAAGCAGAAGCCTCAGCACTGAAAATTCAACTTGAGTCTGTAACGCTATCAAGGCTTACAGCTGAAGAACGGGCATCACATCTTGATGGTGCTCTAAAGGAGTGCATGAAGCAGATACGGAATGTGAAGGAAGAAAGTGAGCAAAAGTTACATGATGTAGTTTTTGCAAAAACTAAGCAATGGGAAAAGGTCAAGGCTGAACTGGAAGCAAAAATAGTTGATTTTGAACAGGAGGTCTTAAGGGCTTCTGCCGAAAATGCTGCACTTTCGAGATCTCTTCAAGAACGTTCTGCTATGCTGATGAAGATTAATGATGAAAAATCTCAAGCTGATGCTGAAATTGAAGTATTGAAGAACAATATACAATCAtttgaaagagaaataagttcatTAAAATATGAGCTTCATGTTGTCTCCAAGGAGCTTGAAATTCGCAATGAAGAGAAGAACATGAGCATGAGATCTGCTGATGTGGCAAACAAGCAGCATTTAGAAAATGTcaagaaaatattgaaattagaAGCAGAATGCCAAAGGTTACGTGGTCTTGTTCGAAAGAAGTTGCCTGGCCCTGCTGCATTAGCTCAAATGAAGTTAGAAGTTGAGAATTTAGGTCGAGACTATGGGGAAACCAAATTACGGCGCTCTCCTTCTAAAAACTCTAGCCCGCATCATATATCAACTTCAGTTCCAGATTTTTCCCCGGAACAAATCCAGCAGTTCAAGAAAGAGAATGAATTTCTTACAGCACGTTTGTTAACAATGGAGGAAGAGACAAAAATGCTAAAAGAGGCCTTGTCAAAACGTAATAGTGAGCTACAGGTTTCAAGAAACATGTGTGCTAATACAGCAAGCAAGCTTCGGAGCTTGGAAACACAGATGATTGCTCCAAACAAACAAAAGAGCCCCTCAAAGTTGAATAGTTATACCCCCTTCAGTGGTACCTTAAGCCAACATGAAAGCAACCCACCAAGCTTGACCTCCATGTCTGAAGATGGTGTTGATGAGGAAGGAAGCTGTTCTGAGTCTTGGGCTACAGCATTAATATCAGAGCTCTCGcagttcaagaaagaaaaagatgttgACAAGAGTAACAAAGCAGAAAATTCAAATCATTTGAAACTTATGGATGACTTTTTAGAGATGGAGAAACTAGCATGTTCATCAGCAGAGACCCATGGTACTGTCACTATTTCAGATGGTGTGATTGACAAgatgaaaattgaaaatgctgATGCTACTTCAGTGGCTGACGTTCAAAAGAATGGGGGTGGTGAAGAACAACAGCTGGGTTTGGTGCCATCAACAAATCTGGTTTATACTAGCAAGGAGCAACTAGGTGGGGAACATGTAACAAGAAAGTTCGATTCTGCACTTTCAAAACTGCAGTCACGAATAGCTTCTATGTTTGAATCTGAAGCCCTGGACACTGATATGGAAAAGCTTTTGGAAGGTATTAGACATATAGTTCAGGCAGTCCAAGAAGAGTTTCCCCAGCACTCTGGTTGGGTTATCGAAGAAACTCACTCCACAGATGCTACTTGTGATCAAAATCGCTGCCACGAAGACATGGGTGAGACTAGCTACAGTGGGATTTCTTCAAGGCGAGATCATAATTCATGTAGTGATGCCAGCCATGTCACAGATCCAGGATTGAAGAATGCAATTTCTCATATTCATGATTTTGTCATTTCTCTGGGTAAAGAAGCTATGGAAATTCAAGGAAAGACTTCTGAAGACCATGGACTAAGTGAGAGAATTGAGCAGTTCTCTGCATCTGTCAACAAAGTTCTATGTAATGAAATAAGTATAACCGATTTTATTCTTGCCTTGTCCCACATTTTGTGTGAAACCAGTGAGATGAGTTTTAACATATCAGGCAAAAAGTGCAGTGAAGGAGAAAGCAATATCTCTGATTGCGTAGATAAGGTAACTTTACTAGAAAATAAAGTGATCCGGCATGCATCAACAAAAGAGAATTTCTCAGGAGTGTGTTCGCTTGTACCTTATTCTTCCtctgatcctgagattgaaagGCCCATCAGCCATGACTTTGAAGTAAAGGCTACATTGAAGAAATGCTCTCTGGAGGAATTTAAATGCCTGAAATTGGAGAAAGAGAACATGGAGATGGAATTGGCTAGATGTAATgaaatgctggaacatacaaagcATCAGCTGGTTGAAACGGAAGAAAACCTGGCAGAGCTTAAATCACAATTGGCCGCCAGTCAGAAATCAAACAGCTTGTCTGAGACACAATTGAAATGTATGGCTGAGTCCTATAAGGCATTGGAATCACGGACACAGGAATTAGAAGCTGAAGTAGTCCTGCTGCATACAAAAGCAGAAACTTTGGATAATGAACTTCAGGAAGAAAGGTGCAGCCATCAAGATGATTTGGCGAAATACAAAGATCTTCAAGAGCAGATTGAAAG GAATGAGAAGAGTTCAATGTGCTCTGGTGCTGACACTGATATTAAATCTAAACAG GAGGAgatagcagcagcagcagagaaGCTTGCAGAGTGTCAGGAGACCATACTTCTTCTTGGCAGGCAACTGCAAGCAATGCGTCCACCAGCAGAATCTTTGAGTTCCTATCCAAACAATAGATATCCAATGAGCGACTACTTTTTGGAAAATGAACCAGGTCCAAGCGGCTTTAACCCTGTTCACTCTGAGATGGAAATTGCTTCTGTTCATATGACACAGATAACAGGAGGCGGGTCTCCCTTGGATGGATACAACTTCGACATGAGCCCATCTGACACCGAAGCAAGCTCATTTCCTAGATCACCTATCAGCTCAAAGCGCCAAAAGCACAGGTCATCCAGATCATCATCCTCTACTTCCTTGCCTAATGTCATGCCTGAGAAACACGGACGTGGTTTCagcagatttttctctaagggAAAGAGTGATCATTAA